The Candidatus Epulonipiscium sp. genome window below encodes:
- a CDS encoding Ger(x)C family spore germination protein, producing MKVSKVIFLLVIVLHLTGCWDQIQIEEYGYVAAIGIDEGIDGKLSVTFQITNPQIGTATRLEVNEPASDTITFLSEDLVSARDLSSISIARRLTFSHTKAMVVSEDFAKTDKFFPLLESTQRDRGIRREFNLIICREKASDFIRNNNPPFDTRNAKYYEFMTSRWRDIGFVPLSNLHRFSQRAIDNSNLFLATYATTQKIDVKTAFDSEGDFLAGQVDKIDKNPMEMMGSAIFKGGKMVGTLTGDETRLSLMLRPKVITNNVLATFPDPLKEGSKISAKLIRKKNKIDIKITDNYPIIDVTVPVVISISSIPSQIDYVENRKNQEILRNSIEKRLQSKSMELVKKTQKEFEGDPFLWGQLARKKFWLYKDFKDYNWMEKYKNAKVTVQYHVTIEDFGKHRTSPKIEKP from the coding sequence ATGAAAGTTTCAAAAGTCATTTTTTTATTGGTAATAGTTTTACACCTTACAGGTTGTTGGGATCAAATACAAATAGAAGAATATGGCTATGTTGCAGCTATTGGCATCGATGAAGGAATAGATGGCAAGCTTAGTGTAACATTCCAAATCACAAATCCCCAGATTGGTACTGCCACGAGGCTAGAAGTTAATGAGCCAGCCAGTGATACCATTACTTTTTTATCAGAGGATCTTGTATCCGCAAGGGATTTATCTAGTATCTCTATTGCCAGACGATTAACCTTTTCCCATACCAAGGCAATGGTAGTCAGCGAAGATTTTGCAAAAACAGATAAGTTTTTCCCGCTGCTTGAATCAACCCAAAGGGATAGAGGCATCAGACGGGAATTTAACCTGATAATTTGCAGAGAAAAAGCATCGGATTTTATCCGAAATAATAATCCCCCCTTTGATACGAGAAATGCTAAATATTATGAATTCATGACATCTAGGTGGAGAGATATAGGCTTTGTTCCTTTATCAAATCTTCATAGGTTTTCCCAGCGGGCTATAGATAATTCAAATTTATTTCTAGCAACTTATGCTACAACACAAAAGATAGATGTAAAAACAGCCTTTGATAGTGAAGGAGATTTTCTTGCAGGGCAGGTTGATAAAATTGATAAAAATCCCATGGAAATGATGGGCTCAGCTATTTTTAAGGGAGGAAAAATGGTAGGAACTCTAACAGGGGACGAGACTAGACTATCCCTTATGTTAAGACCTAAGGTGATAACAAATAATGTTCTTGCAACCTTCCCTGATCCCTTAAAAGAAGGAAGTAAAATATCTGCAAAGCTAATTAGAAAAAAGAACAAAATAGATATTAAAATAACTGATAATTATCCTATTATAGATGTGACTGTACCGGTAGTCATAAGTATAAGTTCTATCCCCAGCCAAATTGATTATGTGGAAAACAGGAAAAATCAAGAGATTCTCCGTAATTCTATAGAAAAACGCCTACAAAGTAAATCCATGGAGTTAGTTAAAAAAACCCAGAAAGAATTTGAAGGGGATCCCTTTTTATGGGGTCAGCTAGCAAGGAAAAAGTTTTGGCTTTATAAAGATTTCAAGGACTATAACTGGATGGAAAAATATAAAAACGCTAAAGTAACTGTACAATATCATGTTACAATCGAAGACTTCGGAAAACATAGAACGTCTCCTAAAATAGAAAAACCTTAG
- the sufC gene encoding Fe-S cluster assembly ATPase SufC, with amino-acid sequence MSNKLLTINNLHAKIGENDILKGLNLEIEKGEVHVIMGPNGAGKSTLANILMGHPKYAITKGLINFLNQPVNDLKVDERARLGMFLSFQYPEEIPGITVESFLRSAKMAKTGEPIKIFAFREMLKEKMELLGIQQEYSLRYLNEGFSGGEKKKNEILQMLILEPKLAILDETDSGLDVDAVRVVATGVKQYMNPENAVIIITHHSSILEYLEPDFVHILIDGKIIKTGNLNLIEEIEKDGFDKFRCHM; translated from the coding sequence ATGTCAAATAAACTATTAACAATAAATAATTTGCATGCAAAAATTGGAGAAAATGATATTCTAAAGGGACTTAATTTAGAAATAGAAAAGGGAGAGGTCCATGTAATCATGGGACCTAATGGGGCAGGAAAATCTACCTTGGCAAATATTCTTATGGGGCATCCTAAATATGCAATCACCAAGGGACTAATCAATTTTTTAAATCAGCCAGTTAATGACTTAAAAGTTGATGAAAGGGCAAGACTTGGAATGTTTTTGTCTTTTCAGTATCCTGAAGAGATACCAGGGATTACAGTAGAAAGTTTCCTCCGTTCAGCAAAAATGGCAAAGACTGGTGAACCCATTAAAATTTTTGCCTTTAGAGAAATGCTAAAAGAAAAAATGGAACTTCTAGGGATACAGCAGGAATATTCCCTTAGATATTTAAATGAAGGTTTTTCAGGAGGGGAAAAAAAGAAAAATGAAATTCTCCAAATGTTGATATTAGAGCCGAAATTAGCAATATTAGATGAAACAGATTCAGGTCTTGATGTAGATGCTGTTAGAGTAGTCGCAACAGGGGTAAAGCAATATATGAACCCTGAAAATGCTGTTATAATTATAACCCATCACAGTAGCATACTAGAGTATCTAGAACCCGATTTTGTTCATATATTAATCGATGGGAAAATCATAAAAACCGGTAATTTAAACCTGATTGAAGAAATAGAAAAAGACGGTTTTGATAAATTTAGATGTCATATGTAG
- a CDS encoding TrkH family potassium uptake protein, whose product MNYKIIRKILGVMLMLEAIFMIPSFLISIYYNQEDKYPFLFCMLLTGLIGYIMYSLKVNKDTIKIKEGLAIATFGWILISIFGALPFVFSKSIPTFVDAFFETVSGFTTTGATLVNNVEGMPKGILFWRSFTHWIGGMGILVFTVALLPMVGVGGFQIFKAESPGPTADRFVPRIKDTAKLLYITYLSFTAIQIILLMLGGMNLFESAVHTFGTVGTGGFSTRNKSIGAYDSTYIHIVISVFMILSGVSFPLYYSLIKGKWKEVLKDQELRLYLGIITISVILIAISLRTNIYKSMGFALRDALFQVSSIITTTGYATADFDLWPSFSKGILFMLMFIGGCAGSTAGGIKSIRILVLLKLIKRDIQKIFHPRAIIPIKNGDKIIQGETISGITSFFALYVFIFIVSTIIICLEGIDLESSASAVAVTLGNVGPGFGFVGPTRTFSEFSPYSKALFSILMLLGRLELFTIIALFVPKGWRNEV is encoded by the coding sequence ATGAACTATAAAATAATAAGAAAGATATTAGGCGTCATGCTTATGCTTGAGGCTATATTCATGATTCCTTCTTTCTTAATATCGATATATTACAATCAGGAAGATAAATATCCTTTTCTTTTTTGTATGCTACTGACGGGACTTATTGGTTACATTATGTATAGTCTAAAGGTAAATAAGGACACGATTAAAATAAAGGAAGGACTAGCTATAGCTACCTTTGGATGGATTTTGATTTCTATCTTTGGGGCGCTGCCTTTTGTATTTTCAAAGAGTATTCCTACCTTCGTGGATGCGTTTTTTGAAACGGTTTCGGGTTTTACCACTACAGGGGCTACATTGGTTAACAATGTAGAGGGAATGCCTAAGGGGATTTTATTTTGGCGTTCATTTACCCACTGGATAGGTGGGATGGGAATACTGGTATTTACCGTTGCCCTTCTGCCCATGGTAGGAGTAGGGGGTTTTCAAATTTTTAAAGCGGAAAGCCCGGGGCCTACTGCTGATAGGTTTGTTCCTAGGATAAAGGATACGGCAAAACTCCTATATATAACTTACCTATCCTTTACAGCTATACAAATAATATTGCTCATGCTAGGGGGTATGAACTTATTTGAATCGGCAGTCCATACCTTTGGAACTGTAGGAACTGGGGGGTTTTCAACTAGGAATAAAAGTATTGGGGCCTATGATAGTACCTATATTCATATTGTTATTTCTGTATTTATGATATTATCGGGGGTTAGTTTTCCGTTGTATTATTCTTTAATCAAAGGTAAGTGGAAAGAAGTATTAAAAGACCAGGAATTAAGGTTATATTTAGGAATTATTACTATATCCGTAATACTAATAGCAATTAGTTTAAGGACAAATATATATAAAAGCATGGGATTTGCTCTAAGAGATGCATTGTTTCAGGTTAGTTCAATCATTACCACTACGGGCTATGCTACAGCGGACTTTGATTTATGGCCGTCTTTTTCTAAGGGAATATTATTCATGTTAATGTTTATTGGAGGGTGTGCAGGCTCCACCGCAGGGGGTATAAAAAGCATTAGAATTTTAGTACTGTTAAAGCTTATAAAAAGAGACATTCAAAAGATATTCCACCCTAGGGCTATAATACCTATTAAAAATGGAGATAAAATAATCCAAGGGGAAACGATATCCGGTATCACTAGTTTTTTTGCCCTTTATGTGTTTATTTTTATTGTATCAACTATTATCATTTGCCTTGAGGGAATTGATTTGGAAAGTTCTGCTAGTGCCGTAGCTGTAACCCTCGGAAACGTCGGTCCTGGTTTTGGATTTGTGGGACCTACTAGAACATTTAGTGAGTTTAGTCCATATAGTAAAGCCCTATTTTCAATACTCATGCTCCTAGGAAGACTAGAATTGTTTACAATCATAGCTTTATTTGTTCCTAAAGGTTGGAGAAATGAGGTATAA
- a CDS encoding DUF2249 domain-containing protein has product MSEFTAQVDARIYPSKDKHAVIFDTFHNLKSGQKMELINDHDPKPLHYQMLAEYENQFDWEYLEKGPEVWRVSISKK; this is encoded by the coding sequence ATGTCAGAATTTACTGCACAGGTAGATGCAAGAATTTATCCATCAAAGGATAAACATGCTGTTATTTTTGATACCTTTCATAATCTAAAATCAGGTCAAAAGATGGAATTAATCAACGATCACGACCCTAAACCCCTTCATTATCAAATGCTTGCAGAATACGAAAATCAGTTTGATTGGGAATATTTAGAGAAAGGACCTGAAGTTTGGAGGGTTTCTATAAGCAAAAAATAA
- a CDS encoding spore germination protein — MTKFPRKIQKKPVKHPPTNKEIGSITNCLTGDLKIDLDNFKGIFHYPKNKDFIVRPIYINSLKLNGVLFYMKGTICTNTLTRDIILPLMDVSPYISGEDAITEITNNIITNKNVKTLTVPTQITTNIVKGSTILLIEGYKGAISFSTADFEHRPIEKPVIENTIKGPKESFIECADVNCSLIRKYLKCEELITEEVEVGVRGKDAAYMMYVEGVSDPDLIYNIRNRINNINTDNVLSISILEQFIEDRSYSLLPTMLYTERPDRAAAFLLEGHVILIMDGSPACLIAPATFWTFFHSAEDQYQRMPYGNFIRTIRFIALFITLLVPGLYVAITSFHVEMIPSDLAVSIAAAREVLPFPVITEVLLMEISFELIREAGVRVPTTIGPTIGIVGALILGQAAVEANIVSPILVIIVALTGLSSFTIPDVSLNYAVRISRFIFVAAGAFMGFLGISICLSIYLTYVINTTTFGVPFLSPVAPHYPSSTDTLFRDPIWKQWLRPFNISSLDPRRKGSARK; from the coding sequence ATGACCAAATTTCCTCGTAAAATTCAAAAAAAGCCAGTAAAACATCCCCCCACAAATAAAGAGATTGGCAGCATTACAAATTGCCTAACCGGTGATTTGAAGATAGACTTAGATAATTTCAAAGGCATCTTTCATTACCCAAAGAATAAAGACTTTATTGTCCGCCCGATATATATCAATTCTCTTAAACTAAATGGTGTTTTGTTCTATATGAAAGGTACTATTTGCACAAATACCCTGACTAGGGATATTATACTTCCCCTAATGGATGTGTCCCCCTATATTTCAGGAGAAGATGCCATCACGGAGATTACAAATAATATCATTACTAATAAAAATGTTAAAACGCTGACCGTGCCGACCCAAATTACCACAAATATCGTTAAGGGGAGTACAATACTTCTTATAGAGGGATATAAAGGGGCAATTTCCTTTTCTACCGCCGATTTTGAACATCGCCCCATCGAAAAACCAGTAATTGAAAATACTATAAAAGGACCAAAGGAGTCCTTCATAGAATGTGCCGATGTAAATTGTTCCCTCATACGAAAGTACCTCAAATGTGAAGAGCTAATCACTGAGGAGGTTGAAGTCGGTGTAAGGGGTAAAGATGCCGCCTATATGATGTATGTAGAAGGAGTTTCAGACCCTGATTTAATCTATAATATCAGAAACAGAATCAATAATATAAATACTGATAACGTCTTAAGTATCTCAATTCTTGAACAATTTATAGAAGATAGAAGCTATTCTCTCCTTCCTACCATGCTATATACAGAACGCCCCGATAGAGCTGCTGCCTTTTTACTAGAAGGTCATGTAATTTTGATTATGGATGGCTCTCCAGCTTGTTTAATTGCTCCTGCCACCTTTTGGACTTTTTTTCATTCTGCAGAAGACCAATACCAAAGGATGCCCTATGGAAACTTCATTAGGACTATAAGATTTATAGCGCTTTTTATTACATTGCTTGTTCCCGGTTTATATGTTGCCATAACCAGCTTCCATGTTGAAATGATCCCCAGTGATTTGGCTGTATCCATAGCTGCTGCTAGAGAGGTGCTTCCCTTCCCTGTTATTACAGAAGTCCTTCTAATGGAAATATCCTTTGAATTAATTAGGGAAGCCGGGGTAAGGGTGCCTACTACTATTGGTCCTACCATAGGGATTGTCGGTGCTTTAATACTCGGCCAAGCTGCCGTAGAAGCAAACATAGTAAGCCCTATATTGGTTATTATAGTTGCCCTTACAGGATTATCTTCTTTTACAATACCCGATGTTTCTTTAAATTACGCGGTTAGGATATCCCGATTTATATTTGTAGCTGCAGGAGCTTTTATGGGTTTTTTGGGGATTTCTATTTGCCTTAGCATATATCTTACCTATGTGATTAATACTACCACCTTTGGGGTACCCTTTTTATCCCCTGTTGCTCCCCATTATCCGTCATCTACCGATACCCTTTTTAGGGACCCCATCTGGAAACAATGGCTTAGACCCTTTAATATATCCTCATTAGACCCTAGAAGAAAAGGTTCTGCAAGAAAGTAG
- a CDS encoding endospore germination permease, giving the protein MLKKYDDKIGAREFFALMIFCIGTKYTDSTPILLISEGLNASWIIPIISGLIILLPVLCLLSLLRLYKNKNLLDIIYHLMGKFFGFIIIFLLFSISFEYLAVSTRDYADIIGTMFYLRTPMTFILFILIAGSTYIASKGFSTIASLCWLAFPVLQIVVVALVIMIWSKLDLNYLFPLGGPGVKTILKQGVYFTTIIGEVILLAIFFPKVRSHKQYKLGSFLGLLFPILNFSLFLIIYTSAFGYPTLASLNYPFHQLTRLVQIGRFARNVEALFLGFWVIASSVRLAIYLYVAAVLLGYLLRLKNTKGLVFYISIMVFLISLIPSNYTSYILTIRKIEVHTFWIYFIFVPILLWSIAKLKGEYRS; this is encoded by the coding sequence ATGCTTAAAAAATACGATGATAAAATCGGAGCTAGGGAATTTTTTGCCCTTATGATATTTTGTATCGGTACAAAATATACCGATTCAACCCCCATCCTACTTATAAGTGAGGGACTTAATGCATCATGGATAATCCCCATTATTTCGGGATTAATCATTCTCCTTCCTGTTTTATGCCTTCTTTCCCTGCTGAGGCTTTATAAGAATAAGAATCTGTTAGATATTATCTATCATCTTATGGGTAAGTTTTTTGGGTTTATCATCATTTTCTTGTTGTTTTCCATTAGTTTTGAGTATCTAGCTGTATCCACAAGAGATTATGCAGATATCATTGGTACAATGTTCTATTTAAGGACTCCCATGACATTTATATTATTTATATTAATCGCTGGCAGTACCTACATTGCTAGCAAGGGCTTTTCTACTATAGCGAGCCTATGCTGGCTTGCATTCCCAGTACTACAAATAGTAGTAGTTGCCCTAGTCATTATGATTTGGAGCAAACTTGATTTAAATTATTTGTTTCCCTTGGGGGGACCTGGTGTTAAAACTATCTTAAAGCAGGGTGTTTATTTTACCACAATAATTGGTGAAGTGATTCTTCTTGCTATCTTCTTTCCTAAAGTAAGATCCCATAAACAATATAAACTTGGCTCTTTCCTAGGACTTTTATTTCCTATTTTAAACTTTTCACTATTTCTAATAATTTATACGTCTGCTTTTGGGTATCCCACGTTGGCTTCCCTTAATTATCCTTTCCATCAATTAACACGGTTAGTACAGATAGGCCGCTTTGCAAGAAATGTTGAAGCATTATTTCTAGGTTTTTGGGTCATAGCCTCCTCTGTACGACTTGCTATTTATCTTTATGTAGCTGCCGTACTCCTAGGTTATCTCCTAAGATTAAAAAATACCAAAGGCCTAGTCTTTTATATCTCAATCATGGTTTTTCTTATTAGCCTTATTCCATCAAATTATACTTCATATATCCTAACTATTAGGAAAATAGAAGTTCATACCTTTTGGATTTACTTCATATTTGTCCCTATTCTCCTATGGAGCATTGCTAAACTGAAGGGAGAGTATAGGTCATGA
- a CDS encoding alpha-N-arabinofuranosidase has protein sequence MVKIILNGDIKKGKINKNIYGHFAEHLGRCIYEGFWVGEDSKIPNTRGIRNDVVNALKEVKIPVLRWPGGCFADEYHWKDGIGPRENRPRMVNTHWGGVVENNHFGTHEFFELCEMLGAKPYICGNVGSGTIYEMQQWVEYMTFDGESPMASLREENGRKKPWELKYFGVGNESWGCGGNMRPECYADLYRRYNTYVRNYGNNKIYRIAGGPNADDYNWMEVLMKEAAGFMDGISLHYYTIAGDSWSEKGAATDFKEDRWFKAMKKTLYMDEIITRHSSIMDRYDPEKRIGLIVDEWGTWYDVESGTNPGFLYQQNTIRDALVTGINLNIFNNHCDRVHMANIAQTVNVLQAMILTEGGKMILTPTYHVFNMYKVHQDAELLSMEINNNEYKYGEEKVPGLSVSASINEEDKIHISICNLNPKEIINIQCELRGINIGEIKGTVITAKEMDSHNTFEEPNKVTPKDFNGAKIENQLLTLDAPPMSVILLALGR, from the coding sequence ATGGTTAAAATTATCCTTAATGGAGACATCAAAAAAGGAAAAATCAATAAAAACATCTATGGACATTTTGCAGAACATTTAGGCCGATGCATTTATGAAGGATTTTGGGTAGGAGAAGATTCTAAAATCCCTAATACAAGAGGTATTAGAAATGATGTAGTTAATGCCTTAAAAGAAGTTAAGATACCTGTTCTTAGGTGGCCAGGGGGCTGCTTTGCAGATGAATACCATTGGAAGGACGGTATAGGACCCCGTGAAAATCGACCTAGGATGGTGAATACCCATTGGGGTGGAGTAGTAGAGAATAATCACTTTGGAACCCATGAATTTTTTGAATTATGCGAGATGTTAGGAGCGAAACCTTATATTTGTGGAAATGTAGGAAGTGGAACCATTTACGAAATGCAGCAGTGGGTGGAATACATGACCTTTGACGGAGAATCACCCATGGCATCATTAAGGGAAGAAAATGGAAGAAAAAAACCTTGGGAACTTAAATACTTTGGAGTAGGGAATGAAAGCTGGGGCTGTGGAGGGAATATGCGCCCGGAATGTTATGCAGATTTATATCGCAGATATAATACTTATGTAAGAAATTATGGAAACAATAAGATTTATCGAATTGCCGGGGGTCCTAATGCGGATGATTATAACTGGATGGAAGTATTAATGAAAGAAGCCGCGGGTTTTATGGATGGCATCAGTCTTCATTATTATACCATAGCAGGAGATTCCTGGTCTGAAAAAGGAGCTGCCACGGACTTCAAAGAAGATAGGTGGTTCAAGGCAATGAAAAAAACCCTATATATGGATGAAATTATTACCCGTCATAGTTCGATAATGGATCGATATGATCCTGAAAAAAGAATAGGCTTAATAGTGGATGAATGGGGAACCTGGTACGACGTTGAGTCGGGGACAAATCCGGGATTTTTGTATCAGCAAAATACTATACGGGATGCCTTAGTTACTGGCATTAACTTAAACATTTTTAATAATCACTGTGATAGGGTACACATGGCTAATATTGCACAGACAGTAAATGTCCTACAGGCTATGATACTTACAGAAGGGGGAAAAATGATACTAACCCCGACTTATCATGTATTTAATATGTATAAGGTTCATCAGGATGCGGAACTCCTTTCTATGGAAATTAATAATAATGAGTATAAATATGGAGAAGAAAAAGTTCCAGGGCTTAGTGTATCTGCTTCTATAAATGAAGAGGATAAAATTCACATATCCATATGTAATCTTAATCCTAAGGAAATTATCAATATTCAGTGTGAACTAAGGGGAATCAATATAGGTGAAATAAAAGGAACAGTGATTACAGCAAAGGAGATGGATTCCCATAATACTTTTGAGGAACCGAATAAGGTAACTCCTAAAGACTTTAATGGAGCAAAAATTGAAAATCAGCTTCTTACCTTGGATGCCCCTCCAATGTCGGTTATCCTTCTAGCCTTAGGGCGATAA
- a CDS encoding undecaprenyl-diphosphate phosphatase, with translation MDSIIFIIKSILLGVVEGITEFLPVSSTGHLVIFQNLIHFKGTSGNYVEMYTYVIQLGAILAVVILYWKKIKDTLIHFFPQKVGYEKSGFKFWFMIFIACIPGGVFGILFDDLAEHYLFSPVPVAITLFLGALWMIYAEKNFRTTKGRQDLNVSVKQAIVIGLFQCLAIIPGMSRSASTIIGGWVAGLSTVAAAEFSFFLAIPVMVGMSLLKIIKIGGLGVLSSLEIISLGVGFMVSFVVALVVIDKFISYLKKKPMKVFAYYRMAFGIVVLLAGILGLF, from the coding sequence ATGGATAGCATTATTTTCATTATTAAATCTATACTATTAGGTGTAGTAGAAGGAATAACTGAATTTCTACCGGTATCTTCCACAGGACATTTGGTTATTTTCCAAAATCTAATTCATTTTAAAGGAACCAGCGGAAACTACGTTGAGATGTATACATACGTAATACAATTAGGGGCGATACTTGCTGTAGTTATTCTTTACTGGAAAAAGATAAAAGATACCTTAATTCATTTTTTCCCTCAAAAAGTTGGTTATGAGAAATCAGGATTCAAGTTCTGGTTTATGATATTTATTGCCTGCATTCCTGGAGGAGTTTTTGGAATATTATTTGATGACTTAGCAGAACACTATTTATTTTCCCCTGTTCCTGTCGCGATTACCTTATTTTTAGGGGCATTGTGGATGATTTATGCTGAGAAGAATTTTAGAACTACTAAGGGTCGTCAGGATTTAAACGTATCTGTAAAACAAGCTATAGTAATAGGATTATTTCAGTGTCTAGCAATCATTCCAGGAATGTCAAGATCTGCCTCAACAATCATCGGTGGCTGGGTAGCTGGTCTTTCTACAGTCGCTGCTGCTGAATTTTCTTTCTTTTTGGCAATCCCAGTTATGGTTGGAATGAGCCTCTTAAAGATTATAAAGATAGGAGGCCTAGGGGTTCTTAGTTCCCTAGAAATAATTTCTCTTGGAGTTGGATTCATGGTTTCCTTTGTTGTGGCTTTGGTAGTCATTGATAAGTTTATCTCCTATCTAAAGAAAAAACCTATGAAAGTCTTTGCATATTATAGGATGGCTTTTGGAATTGTAGTGTTACTAGCTGGGATTTTAGGACTGTTTTAA
- a CDS encoding chemotaxis protein has translation MNVDIMKEHIRKVNKTMAFLLISLSVILCFFAFIGEMPILIVIALVYTGIAIFVGLSYRKRKFEILSSYVIITLISIITIFVLPDKEFMFAIIMPVAIAAMYLNKRLFTLCSLFLNIGIILKEFIQHNLDITFLSSLILIDLIIIVLFFLSKWGLDIINLAIAENEKNVHLFKNSESEVEIIKTNLYALNRDLGNCNFNLEAVKVNSDGVSNSVQEIARGVIEQTESVTNISEMMNDADKKVDEVSVLSKQLSDISSNTRAIVLEGSEKINIMDKQMNIINQTVTKSFSTVQELNASMDEVNNFLSSITQISDQTNLLSLNAAIEAARAGESGKGFAVVADEIRKLAEQSSTTADQIGQIITHIMSKTRDVLIEVQDGNAATKEGELIVKEVGENFDKINLSFKDIDTFISDELTKIENMSSLFSQIRLETESIASISEEHSAATEELTATTQEHNANIETIYNLMLEIQASSDNLQSIIKQ, from the coding sequence ATGAACGTAGATATTATGAAGGAACATATTAGAAAAGTAAATAAAACGATGGCATTTTTACTTATATCCCTATCGGTCATACTCTGTTTTTTTGCTTTTATCGGTGAAATGCCAATATTAATAGTTATTGCCCTAGTATACACTGGCATAGCTATTTTTGTAGGGTTATCATACCGAAAACGGAAATTTGAAATCTTATCTTCTTATGTGATTATAACTCTTATAAGTATTATAACTATTTTTGTTCTTCCGGATAAGGAGTTTATGTTTGCCATCATTATGCCAGTAGCTATCGCTGCTATGTATTTAAATAAGCGTTTATTTACCTTATGCAGTTTGTTTTTGAACATTGGGATAATCCTTAAAGAATTCATTCAACATAATTTGGATATCACTTTTCTTTCATCTCTTATTTTAATTGATTTGATTATTATAGTACTTTTTTTCTTATCAAAATGGGGATTGGATATTATAAATCTTGCTATCGCTGAAAATGAAAAAAATGTCCACCTATTTAAGAACTCTGAATCTGAAGTTGAGATTATTAAAACAAATCTATATGCCTTAAATAGAGATCTCGGTAACTGCAATTTTAACCTTGAGGCAGTAAAAGTAAATAGTGATGGGGTATCAAACAGCGTTCAGGAAATTGCAAGGGGTGTTATTGAGCAAACAGAAAGTGTTACAAATATTAGTGAGATGATGAATGATGCTGATAAGAAGGTCGATGAAGTCAGTGTTCTTTCCAAACAGCTATCGGATATTTCTTCTAATACTAGGGCTATCGTTTTGGAAGGCTCTGAAAAAATCAATATTATGGACAAGCAAATGAATATAATAAATCAGACTGTAACTAAGTCTTTTTCAACTGTTCAGGAGTTAAATGCTAGTATGGATGAGGTTAATAACTTTCTTTCTAGCATAACTCAAATATCAGATCAAACCAATCTTCTATCCCTTAATGCTGCCATAGAGGCTGCCAGGGCTGGTGAATCTGGCAAGGGCTTTGCTGTTGTTGCCGATGAGATTAGAAAACTAGCTGAGCAAAGTAGCACTACCGCTGATCAAATTGGTCAAATAATAACCCATATAATGTCTAAGACTAGGGATGTTCTCATCGAAGTCCAAGATGGAAATGCAGCAACCAAAGAGGGAGAACTTATTGTCAAAGAAGTTGGCGAAAACTTTGATAAAATAAATTTATCTTTTAAAGATATAGATACTTTTATTTCTGATGAATTAACTAAAATTGAAAATATGTCTTCCCTATTTTCACAAATCCGTTTGGAAACAGAAAGTATTGCAAGCATTTCTGAAGAACATTCTGCTGCCACTGAAGAACTAACAGCGACAACTCAAGAACACAATGCAAATATAGAAACCATTTATAATCTCATGTTAGAAATACAAGCCTCCAGTGATAATCTTCAGTCTATCATCAAACAATAA